In a genomic window of Colius striatus isolate bColStr4 chromosome 2, bColStr4.1.hap1, whole genome shotgun sequence:
- the MSH5 gene encoding mutS protein homolog 5 produces MAQGQQLKPRGQGCSYSGGSLQGRMSATSVTSCAVPPALGPEQEDQECSETHMSVLWYAGQLAITYYDTEDCSVYFMTDTPDNEDLKLLYKVIEEVNPQCIVTSAKQDQNIAKFLTNITATAGDNRGKPEIVLFPNIDFGLEVSKQRILSRQFPFIPSHMSAREKILYLSSVIPFESPLMIRALGGLLKFLDRRRVGVELEESSIAVPILAFKRFVLSDIVSMDQDTYCVLQIFKSDIHPSVYKLSSGLKEGFSLYGILNRCRCKWGEKLLRLWLTRPTRNLTELNKRLDVIHFFLLAQNHETVLTLQGCLKNIKNVPLILKRMILSNTKVSDWQALYKTAYSAVCLRDTCRSLPNTIELFQTISRVFTDDLNYIANLISKVVDFEGSISENRFTVRPNVDPTIDAKKRKLSGLSDFLTEVARKELETLDNHIPSCCVIYIPLIGFLLSIPRLPNMVDKSDFEIEGLDFMFLSEDKLHYRSARTKELDSLLGDLHCEIRDQETLIMHQLQTKILEKSEVLNSVIEYTAHLDVLLALAVMARENAYCRPHFTHRHGFHIKDGRHPLMELCAKTFVANPANSGEATRRIKIITGPNSSGKSIYLKQVGLIVFMALIGSYVPAAEAEIGVIDGIYTRIHSRESVSVGLSTFMIDLNQVAKAVNNATERSLVLIDEFGKGTNTMDGLSLLAAVLRYWTSQGTQCPQVFVSTNFHSLMQLELLPDTPLLEYLTMETHQEGDELIFFYQIKQGKSTVSHAANIAALAGMPAKIIERGVEVAELIRNGKAIKRIDHPSKGDRMEKCRSVVEKFLHLDLDDPNVDLEDFMRKEVLPFAASVL; encoded by the exons ATGGCGCAGGGTCAGCAGCTAAAGCCTCGAGGACAGGGGTGCTCCTATTCAGGCGGGAGCCTGCAAGGGAG AATGAGTGCCACATCAGTCACAAGTTGTGCTGTGCCACCAGCACTTGGGCCCGAACAAGAGGATCAAGAGTGCTCCGAGACACACATGTCTGTTTTGTGGTATGCAGGGCAGCTTGCAATTACTTACTATGACACAGAAGATTGCTCAGTCTACTTCATGACCGATACACCTGATAATGAAGATCTCAAGCTACTGTATAAAGTTATTGAGGAAGTTAATCCTCAATGCATAGTGACCAGTGCAAAACAAGACCAGAATATTGCTAAATTCCTGACCAACATAACAGCTACTGCTGGTGATAACAGAGGAAAACCTGAAATTGTCCTGTTTCCTAACATAGATTTTGGCCTAGAAGTCAGCAAGCAACGGATCCTATCTAGGCAGTTTCCATTTATCCCATCTCATATGAGTGCAAGAGAGAAAATTCTCTACTTGTCCTCAGTCATCCCTTTTGAGAGCCCACTCATGATACGAGCCCTAGGGGGACTCCTTAAGTTCCTAGACAGGAGAAGGGTTGGAGTTGAGCTTGAAGAAAGCAGTATTGCAGTTCCTATTTTGGCCTTTAAAAGGTTTGTGCTGTCAGATATTGTGAGTATGGACCAAGATACTTACTGCGTcctgcagatatttaaaagtgATATCCATCCTTCTGTGTACAAGCTGTCCAGTGGATTAAAAGAAGGATTCAGTTTATATGGAATTTTAAACCGTTGCAGGTGCAAATGGGGAGAAAAactgctgaggctgtggctcACAAGACCTACTCGGAACCTGACAGAGCTGAACAAACGGCTGGATGTTATCCACTTCTTCCTGCTGGCTCAGAACCATGAAACAGTCCTCACTCTTCAAGGTTGCCTcaagaatattaaaaatgtgCCTCTTATTCTAAAAAGAATGATTCTTTCCAACACTAAAGTCAGTGACTGGCAAGCACTCTACAAGACAGCATACAGCGCAGTGTGCCTTAGAGACACGTGTCGTTCCCTGCCCAATACTATTGAACTCTTTCAGACTATTTCACGTGTCTTCACTGATGATCTGAACTACATTGCTAATCTAATCAGCAAAGTGGTGGACTTTGAAGGCAGCATCTCAGAGAATCGCTTCACTGTTAGACCCAACGTGGACCCCACCATCGATGCGAAAAAACGAAAGCTGTCAGGACTGTCCGACTTCCTTACAGAAGTAGCTCGAAAAGAACTGGAGACCTTGGACAATCATATTCCTTCCTGTTGTGTGATCTACATTCCATTGATTGGGTTCCTTCTCTCCATTCCACGGCTACCAAATATGGTGGATAAGAGTGACTTCGAAATAGAAGGTTTGGACTTCATGTTCTTGTCAGAGGATAAACTGCACTACAGAAGTGCTAGGACTAAGGAGCTAGACAGCCTGCTGGGTGACTTGCACTGTGAGATCAGAGACCAGGAAACACTTATTATGCACCAGCTGCAGACAAAGATCTTGGAGAAGTCAGAAGTGCTTAACAGTGTGATTGAGTACACTGCACACTTAGATGTACTACTCGCTTTGGCAGTGATGGCCCGGGAGAACGCCTATTGCCGGCCACACTTTACTCACCGCCATGGCTTCCACATCAAGGATGGGAGACATCCACTCATGGAACTATGTGCCAAGACTTTTGTGGCCAATCCTGCGAACAGTGGTGAGGCTACCAGGCGAATAAAGATTATCACAGGGCCCAACTCATCTGGAAAGAGCATCTACCTAAAGCAAGTAGGTCTTATAGTATTCATGGCTCTAATTGGCAGTTATGtccctgcagcagaggcagaaattGGAGTGATTGATGGGATTTACACAAGAATCCACAGCAGGGAATCAGTTTCTGTAGGATTATCCACTTTTATGATTGACCTTAACCAGGTTGCCAAGGCAGTAAACAATGCCACAGAAAGATCCTTGGTACTTATTGATGAATTTGGTAAAGGGACCAACACAATGGATGGCCTGTCCCTTCTGGCTGCTGTCCTGAGATACTGGACCAGTCAAGGAACACAGTGCCCGCAGGTCTTTGTCTCCACTAATTTTCACAGTTTAATGCAGCTAGAACTCCTGCCTGACACACCTCTTCTGGAGTATCTGACCATGGAGACTCACCAAGAGGGAGATGAATTGATATTTTTCTATCAGATCAAACAGGGCAAGTCCACTGTTAGTCATGCTGCAAACATTGCTGCATTAGCAGGAATGCCAGCCAAAATTATTGAAAGAGGAGTGGAAGTGGCGGAACTAATTCGCAATGGGAAAGCTATCAAACGTATTGATCATCCTTCAAAAGGCGATCGGATGGAAAAATGCAGGTCTGTTGTGGAAAAGTTCCTTCACCTAGACCTTGATGATCCCAATGTGGACTTAGAAGACTTCATGCGTAAAGAGGTGCTGCCTTTTGCAGCTTCAGTCCTGTAA